A stretch of Acropora muricata isolate sample 2 chromosome 7, ASM3666990v1, whole genome shotgun sequence DNA encodes these proteins:
- the LOC136922131 gene encoding C-reactive protein 1.1-like isoform X2: protein MNKPKVLLKMRGSGFSSSCLWLAISVFITSFFIIVDSNINRGPTKASARFQAFEDYVLENNVIASYQVTSQVDCGSKCLRDTRCLSFNYKITNSNMDECEINKANKSTCPGCYHAKKNSIYYDDEINRCIGSDDEWSNYDLYFPIKAVNSYVKQTLSSDLDMFTICFWMETSDSQEGTTFSYATESGAINELTLFRDEFAINGSERNYDLKNYYDGQTHHVCVKWENKAGSWSLTVDGKLINHGIGFQVGHVIRGGGIVIVGQDQDSYGGAFQWYQSFKGKISGINLWSRVVSHNEILRMSKICYTENGDVLKWSDFVVSRYNVEMQCPSQLIWN, encoded by the exons ATGAACAAGCCTAAG GTGTTACTCAAAATGAGAGGTTCGGGGTTTTCTAGCTCATGTCTATGGTTGGCAATATCCGTTTTTATAACTTCATTCTTTATAATTGTGGATTCAAATATAAACAGAGGTCCTACTAAAGCATCTGCGCGATTTCAGGCTTTCGAAG ATTATGTGCTGGAGAACAACGTTATCGCTTCGTACCAAGTGACTTCTCAGGTGGATTGCGGTTCCAAGTGTTTGCGTGATACAAGATGCTTGTCATTCAACTATAAAATAACCAACAGTAACATGGACGAGTGCGAGATAAATAAGGCCAACAAATCCACGTGTCCTGGTTGCTACCAtgctaaaaaaaattccatCTATTATGATGATGAG atAAACAGATGCATTGGAAGTGATG ATGAATGGTCAAATTACGATTTGTATTTTCCAATCAAAGCTGTTAACTCTTATGTCAAGCAGACGTTGTCTTCAGACCTGGACATGTTTACAATTTGCTTTTGGATGGAAACAAGTGACTCTCAAGAGGGGACTACGTTCAGTTACGCAACCGAGTCAGGCGCTATCAATGAATTGACATTATTTAGGGACGAGTTCGCCATAAATGGATCGGAAAG GAATTATGATTTGAAAAATTATTACGATGGACAAACACACCATGTCTGTGTGAAGTGGGAAAATAAGGCTGGATCGTGGAGTCTCACCGTTGACGGAAAATTGATCAACCATGGAATCGGATTTCAAGTTGGACATGTTATTCGCGGGGGAGGGATAGTGATCGTCGGCCAAGATCAAGACTCCTACGGGGGCGCGTTTCAATGGTATCAgagttttaaaggaaaaatcAGTGGGATAAATTTGTGGAGCAGAGTAGTAAGCCACAACGAGATACTGCGCATGTCTAAGATTTGTTACACAGAAAACGGGGATGTTCTCAAATGGTCCGATTTTGTTGTCTCCAGATATAATGTGGAAATGCAATGCCCCTCTCAGCTTATTTGGAACTAG
- the LOC136922129 gene encoding female protein-like isoform X4: MRGSGFSSSCLWLAISVFITSFFIIVDSNINRGPTTASARFQAFKDYVLENNVIASYQVTSQVECGSKCLRDTRCLSFNYKITNSNMDECEINKVNKSTCPGCYHAQKNSTYYDDEMNRCIGSDDEWSNYDLYFPIKAVNSYVKQTLSSDLDMFTICFWMETSDSQPGTTFSYAISSSINELTLFRNQLAINGAYSNYDLGKYYNGQKHHVCVKWENKTGSWNLTVDGKFTNHGSGFQVGHVIRRGGIVIVGQDQDSYGSAFELSQSFTGKISGINLWSRVLSHNEILRMSMIDYTENGDVLKWPDFVVSRYKVEMQCPSQLIWN, encoded by the exons ATGAGAGGTTCGGGGTTTTCTAGCTCATGTCTATGGTTGGCAATATCCGTTTTTATAACTTCATTCTTTATAATTGTGGATTCAAATATAAACAGAGGTCCAACTACAGCATCTGCGCGATTTCAGGCTTTCAAAG ATTATGTGTTGGAGAACAACGTTATCGCTTCGTACCAAGTGACTTCTCAGGTGGAGTGCGGTTCCAAGTGTTTGCGTGATACAAGATGCTTGTCATTCAACTATAAAATAACCAACAGTAACATGGACGAGTGCGAGATAAATAAGGTCAACAAATCCACGTGCCCTGGTTGCTACCATGCTCAAAAAAATTCCACCTATTATGATGATGAG atgaACAGATGCATTGGAAGTGATG ATGAATGGTCAAATTACGATTTGTATTTTCCAATCAAAGCTGTTAACTCTTATGTCAAGCAGACGTTGTCTTCAGACCTGGACATGTTTACAATTTGCTTTTGGATGGAAACAAGTGACTCTCAACCGGGGACTACGTTCAGTTACGCAATCTCAAGCTCTATCAACGAATTGACATTATTTAGGAACCAGTTGGCCATCAATGGAGCGTATAG CAACTATGATTTAGGAAAGTATTACAATGGACAAAAACATCATGTCTGTGTGAAGTGGGAAAATAAGACTGGATCGTGGAATCTAACCGTTGACGGAAAATTTACCAACCATGGAAGCGGATTTCAAGTTGGACATGTTATTCGACGGGGAGGGATAGTGATCGTCGGCCAAGATCAAGACTCCTACGGGAGCGCATTTGAGTTGTCTCAGAGTTTTACAGGAAAAATCAGTGGGATAAATTTGTGGAGCAGAGTGTTAAGCCACAACGAGATACTGCGCATGTCTATGATTGATTACACAGAAAACGGGGATGTTCTCAAATGGCCCGATTTTGTTGTCTCCAGATATAAGGTGGAAATGCAATGCCCCTCTCAGCTTATTTGGAACTAG
- the LOC136922129 gene encoding C-reactive protein-like isoform X1: MPNLKTLTKELRQEIVLLKMRGSGFSSSCLWLAISVFITSFFIIVDSNINRGPTTASARFQAFKDYVLENNVIASYQVTSQVECGSKCLRDTRCLSFNYKITNSNMDECEINKVNKSTCPGCYHAQKNSTYYDDEMNRCIGSDDEWSNYDLYFPIKAVNSYVKQTLSSDLDMFTICFWMETSDSQPGTTFSYAISSSINELTLFRNQLAINGAYSNYDLGKYYNGQKHHVCVKWENKTGSWNLTVDGKFTNHGSGFQVGHVIRRGGIVIVGQDQDSYGSAFELSQSFTGKISGINLWSRVLSHNEILRMSMIDYTENGDVLKWPDFVVSRYKVEMQCPSQLIWN, translated from the exons atgccgaacCTCAAGACACTCACTaaagagctacgccaggaaatt GTTTTACTCAAAATGAGAGGTTCGGGGTTTTCTAGCTCATGTCTATGGTTGGCAATATCCGTTTTTATAACTTCATTCTTTATAATTGTGGATTCAAATATAAACAGAGGTCCAACTACAGCATCTGCGCGATTTCAGGCTTTCAAAG ATTATGTGTTGGAGAACAACGTTATCGCTTCGTACCAAGTGACTTCTCAGGTGGAGTGCGGTTCCAAGTGTTTGCGTGATACAAGATGCTTGTCATTCAACTATAAAATAACCAACAGTAACATGGACGAGTGCGAGATAAATAAGGTCAACAAATCCACGTGCCCTGGTTGCTACCATGCTCAAAAAAATTCCACCTATTATGATGATGAG atgaACAGATGCATTGGAAGTGATG ATGAATGGTCAAATTACGATTTGTATTTTCCAATCAAAGCTGTTAACTCTTATGTCAAGCAGACGTTGTCTTCAGACCTGGACATGTTTACAATTTGCTTTTGGATGGAAACAAGTGACTCTCAACCGGGGACTACGTTCAGTTACGCAATCTCAAGCTCTATCAACGAATTGACATTATTTAGGAACCAGTTGGCCATCAATGGAGCGTATAG CAACTATGATTTAGGAAAGTATTACAATGGACAAAAACATCATGTCTGTGTGAAGTGGGAAAATAAGACTGGATCGTGGAATCTAACCGTTGACGGAAAATTTACCAACCATGGAAGCGGATTTCAAGTTGGACATGTTATTCGACGGGGAGGGATAGTGATCGTCGGCCAAGATCAAGACTCCTACGGGAGCGCATTTGAGTTGTCTCAGAGTTTTACAGGAAAAATCAGTGGGATAAATTTGTGGAGCAGAGTGTTAAGCCACAACGAGATACTGCGCATGTCTATGATTGATTACACAGAAAACGGGGATGTTCTCAAATGGCCCGATTTTGTTGTCTCCAGATATAAGGTGGAAATGCAATGCCCCTCTCAGCTTATTTGGAACTAG
- the LOC136922129 gene encoding C-reactive protein-like isoform X3 — MEAKFSSTIQVLLKMRGSGFSSSCLWLAISVFITSFFIIVDSNINRGPTTASARFQAFKDYVLENNVIASYQVTSQVECGSKCLRDTRCLSFNYKITNSNMDECEINKVNKSTCPGCYHAQKNSTYYDDEMNRCIGSDDEWSNYDLYFPIKAVNSYVKQTLSSDLDMFTICFWMETSDSQPGTTFSYAISSSINELTLFRNQLAINGAYSNYDLGKYYNGQKHHVCVKWENKTGSWNLTVDGKFTNHGSGFQVGHVIRRGGIVIVGQDQDSYGSAFELSQSFTGKISGINLWSRVLSHNEILRMSMIDYTENGDVLKWPDFVVSRYKVEMQCPSQLIWN; from the exons ATGGAGGCGAAATTTTCGTCGACtattcaa GTTTTACTCAAAATGAGAGGTTCGGGGTTTTCTAGCTCATGTCTATGGTTGGCAATATCCGTTTTTATAACTTCATTCTTTATAATTGTGGATTCAAATATAAACAGAGGTCCAACTACAGCATCTGCGCGATTTCAGGCTTTCAAAG ATTATGTGTTGGAGAACAACGTTATCGCTTCGTACCAAGTGACTTCTCAGGTGGAGTGCGGTTCCAAGTGTTTGCGTGATACAAGATGCTTGTCATTCAACTATAAAATAACCAACAGTAACATGGACGAGTGCGAGATAAATAAGGTCAACAAATCCACGTGCCCTGGTTGCTACCATGCTCAAAAAAATTCCACCTATTATGATGATGAG atgaACAGATGCATTGGAAGTGATG ATGAATGGTCAAATTACGATTTGTATTTTCCAATCAAAGCTGTTAACTCTTATGTCAAGCAGACGTTGTCTTCAGACCTGGACATGTTTACAATTTGCTTTTGGATGGAAACAAGTGACTCTCAACCGGGGACTACGTTCAGTTACGCAATCTCAAGCTCTATCAACGAATTGACATTATTTAGGAACCAGTTGGCCATCAATGGAGCGTATAG CAACTATGATTTAGGAAAGTATTACAATGGACAAAAACATCATGTCTGTGTGAAGTGGGAAAATAAGACTGGATCGTGGAATCTAACCGTTGACGGAAAATTTACCAACCATGGAAGCGGATTTCAAGTTGGACATGTTATTCGACGGGGAGGGATAGTGATCGTCGGCCAAGATCAAGACTCCTACGGGAGCGCATTTGAGTTGTCTCAGAGTTTTACAGGAAAAATCAGTGGGATAAATTTGTGGAGCAGAGTGTTAAGCCACAACGAGATACTGCGCATGTCTATGATTGATTACACAGAAAACGGGGATGTTCTCAAATGGCCCGATTTTGTTGTCTCCAGATATAAGGTGGAAATGCAATGCCCCTCTCAGCTTATTTGGAACTAG
- the LOC136922131 gene encoding C-reactive protein 1.1-like isoform X1: MKHSDHGRESVVLLKMRGSGFSSSCLWLAISVFITSFFIIVDSNINRGPTKASARFQAFEDYVLENNVIASYQVTSQVDCGSKCLRDTRCLSFNYKITNSNMDECEINKANKSTCPGCYHAKKNSIYYDDEINRCIGSDDEWSNYDLYFPIKAVNSYVKQTLSSDLDMFTICFWMETSDSQEGTTFSYATESGAINELTLFRDEFAINGSERNYDLKNYYDGQTHHVCVKWENKAGSWSLTVDGKLINHGIGFQVGHVIRGGGIVIVGQDQDSYGGAFQWYQSFKGKISGINLWSRVVSHNEILRMSKICYTENGDVLKWSDFVVSRYNVEMQCPSQLIWN, translated from the exons ATGAAACATTCAGACCACGGAAGAGAATCAGTG GTGTTACTCAAAATGAGAGGTTCGGGGTTTTCTAGCTCATGTCTATGGTTGGCAATATCCGTTTTTATAACTTCATTCTTTATAATTGTGGATTCAAATATAAACAGAGGTCCTACTAAAGCATCTGCGCGATTTCAGGCTTTCGAAG ATTATGTGCTGGAGAACAACGTTATCGCTTCGTACCAAGTGACTTCTCAGGTGGATTGCGGTTCCAAGTGTTTGCGTGATACAAGATGCTTGTCATTCAACTATAAAATAACCAACAGTAACATGGACGAGTGCGAGATAAATAAGGCCAACAAATCCACGTGTCCTGGTTGCTACCAtgctaaaaaaaattccatCTATTATGATGATGAG atAAACAGATGCATTGGAAGTGATG ATGAATGGTCAAATTACGATTTGTATTTTCCAATCAAAGCTGTTAACTCTTATGTCAAGCAGACGTTGTCTTCAGACCTGGACATGTTTACAATTTGCTTTTGGATGGAAACAAGTGACTCTCAAGAGGGGACTACGTTCAGTTACGCAACCGAGTCAGGCGCTATCAATGAATTGACATTATTTAGGGACGAGTTCGCCATAAATGGATCGGAAAG GAATTATGATTTGAAAAATTATTACGATGGACAAACACACCATGTCTGTGTGAAGTGGGAAAATAAGGCTGGATCGTGGAGTCTCACCGTTGACGGAAAATTGATCAACCATGGAATCGGATTTCAAGTTGGACATGTTATTCGCGGGGGAGGGATAGTGATCGTCGGCCAAGATCAAGACTCCTACGGGGGCGCGTTTCAATGGTATCAgagttttaaaggaaaaatcAGTGGGATAAATTTGTGGAGCAGAGTAGTAAGCCACAACGAGATACTGCGCATGTCTAAGATTTGTTACACAGAAAACGGGGATGTTCTCAAATGGTCCGATTTTGTTGTCTCCAGATATAATGTGGAAATGCAATGCCCCTCTCAGCTTATTTGGAACTAG
- the LOC136922129 gene encoding C-reactive protein-like isoform X2: protein MKHSDHGRESVVLLKMRGSGFSSSCLWLAISVFITSFFIIVDSNINRGPTTASARFQAFKDYVLENNVIASYQVTSQVECGSKCLRDTRCLSFNYKITNSNMDECEINKVNKSTCPGCYHAQKNSTYYDDEMNRCIGSDDEWSNYDLYFPIKAVNSYVKQTLSSDLDMFTICFWMETSDSQPGTTFSYAISSSINELTLFRNQLAINGAYSNYDLGKYYNGQKHHVCVKWENKTGSWNLTVDGKFTNHGSGFQVGHVIRRGGIVIVGQDQDSYGSAFELSQSFTGKISGINLWSRVLSHNEILRMSMIDYTENGDVLKWPDFVVSRYKVEMQCPSQLIWN from the exons ATGAAACATTCAGACCACGGAAGAGAATCAGTG GTTTTACTCAAAATGAGAGGTTCGGGGTTTTCTAGCTCATGTCTATGGTTGGCAATATCCGTTTTTATAACTTCATTCTTTATAATTGTGGATTCAAATATAAACAGAGGTCCAACTACAGCATCTGCGCGATTTCAGGCTTTCAAAG ATTATGTGTTGGAGAACAACGTTATCGCTTCGTACCAAGTGACTTCTCAGGTGGAGTGCGGTTCCAAGTGTTTGCGTGATACAAGATGCTTGTCATTCAACTATAAAATAACCAACAGTAACATGGACGAGTGCGAGATAAATAAGGTCAACAAATCCACGTGCCCTGGTTGCTACCATGCTCAAAAAAATTCCACCTATTATGATGATGAG atgaACAGATGCATTGGAAGTGATG ATGAATGGTCAAATTACGATTTGTATTTTCCAATCAAAGCTGTTAACTCTTATGTCAAGCAGACGTTGTCTTCAGACCTGGACATGTTTACAATTTGCTTTTGGATGGAAACAAGTGACTCTCAACCGGGGACTACGTTCAGTTACGCAATCTCAAGCTCTATCAACGAATTGACATTATTTAGGAACCAGTTGGCCATCAATGGAGCGTATAG CAACTATGATTTAGGAAAGTATTACAATGGACAAAAACATCATGTCTGTGTGAAGTGGGAAAATAAGACTGGATCGTGGAATCTAACCGTTGACGGAAAATTTACCAACCATGGAAGCGGATTTCAAGTTGGACATGTTATTCGACGGGGAGGGATAGTGATCGTCGGCCAAGATCAAGACTCCTACGGGAGCGCATTTGAGTTGTCTCAGAGTTTTACAGGAAAAATCAGTGGGATAAATTTGTGGAGCAGAGTGTTAAGCCACAACGAGATACTGCGCATGTCTATGATTGATTACACAGAAAACGGGGATGTTCTCAAATGGCCCGATTTTGTTGTCTCCAGATATAAGGTGGAAATGCAATGCCCCTCTCAGCTTATTTGGAACTAG
- the LOC136922131 gene encoding C-reactive protein 1.1-like isoform X3, which produces MRGSGFSSSCLWLAISVFITSFFIIVDSNINRGPTKASARFQAFEDYVLENNVIASYQVTSQVDCGSKCLRDTRCLSFNYKITNSNMDECEINKANKSTCPGCYHAKKNSIYYDDEINRCIGSDDEWSNYDLYFPIKAVNSYVKQTLSSDLDMFTICFWMETSDSQEGTTFSYATESGAINELTLFRDEFAINGSERNYDLKNYYDGQTHHVCVKWENKAGSWSLTVDGKLINHGIGFQVGHVIRGGGIVIVGQDQDSYGGAFQWYQSFKGKISGINLWSRVVSHNEILRMSKICYTENGDVLKWSDFVVSRYNVEMQCPSQLIWN; this is translated from the exons ATGAGAGGTTCGGGGTTTTCTAGCTCATGTCTATGGTTGGCAATATCCGTTTTTATAACTTCATTCTTTATAATTGTGGATTCAAATATAAACAGAGGTCCTACTAAAGCATCTGCGCGATTTCAGGCTTTCGAAG ATTATGTGCTGGAGAACAACGTTATCGCTTCGTACCAAGTGACTTCTCAGGTGGATTGCGGTTCCAAGTGTTTGCGTGATACAAGATGCTTGTCATTCAACTATAAAATAACCAACAGTAACATGGACGAGTGCGAGATAAATAAGGCCAACAAATCCACGTGTCCTGGTTGCTACCAtgctaaaaaaaattccatCTATTATGATGATGAG atAAACAGATGCATTGGAAGTGATG ATGAATGGTCAAATTACGATTTGTATTTTCCAATCAAAGCTGTTAACTCTTATGTCAAGCAGACGTTGTCTTCAGACCTGGACATGTTTACAATTTGCTTTTGGATGGAAACAAGTGACTCTCAAGAGGGGACTACGTTCAGTTACGCAACCGAGTCAGGCGCTATCAATGAATTGACATTATTTAGGGACGAGTTCGCCATAAATGGATCGGAAAG GAATTATGATTTGAAAAATTATTACGATGGACAAACACACCATGTCTGTGTGAAGTGGGAAAATAAGGCTGGATCGTGGAGTCTCACCGTTGACGGAAAATTGATCAACCATGGAATCGGATTTCAAGTTGGACATGTTATTCGCGGGGGAGGGATAGTGATCGTCGGCCAAGATCAAGACTCCTACGGGGGCGCGTTTCAATGGTATCAgagttttaaaggaaaaatcAGTGGGATAAATTTGTGGAGCAGAGTAGTAAGCCACAACGAGATACTGCGCATGTCTAAGATTTGTTACACAGAAAACGGGGATGTTCTCAAATGGTCCGATTTTGTTGTCTCCAGATATAATGTGGAAATGCAATGCCCCTCTCAGCTTATTTGGAACTAG